A stretch of Parvimonas micra DNA encodes these proteins:
- a CDS encoding phosphoribosylformylglycinamidine synthase: MDKRIFVKKRDVYNKEALDLKDNLNIEYNLGIKDLELYIIYDIYNINEKTYELAKNSVFSEIMIDEVIEDIILQDGRYFAYETLPAQYDQRADSAVQCVSLLDNNSKITVRSGKLIIFDRVLNQDEMDKVKKYLVNPIESRVKNMNILSFSMSSEMKKMKDLKGFSSFSKDELIDLKNEMSLAMNIEDLIFIQDYFKNEGRTPTETEIYVLDCYWSDHCRHTTFETVLDDIKIESELFQKEMQSAFDIYLNIRKELNITKPITLMDMASIFGKYHKRVLNDKNIEVSEEINACSFFTDIENNGKAEKWLIQFKNETHNHPTEIEPFGGASTCVGGAIRDPLSGRSYVYQAMRVTGCGNILQKREETLKHKLPQVDISTKATSGYSSYGNQIGLATTYVKELYDGSYVAKHMEVGAVVGAVKYGDFKRETPVKDDIVILIGGRTGRDGIQGASGSSLIHTNDSLETASSQVQKGNAIEERKIQRLFRKPEVTKLIKKCNDFGAGGVCVAIGELSEGIEIHLDKVLLKYEGLNPTEIATSESQERMAVVISPSDYEFFIKECEKENIEYSKVATITDRRRLEMYYYDDKVMDLSADFLATSGVRQHSKATLCDNNGSNPFENKIVSKENVLNELSSLNVACQKGIAQRFDASIGATTVLMPFSGKNQLTPVQAGIQALPTIHSTSDTATILSYGFIPKISHYSPFLSSIYAVLESVAKVYAVGGDKSNLYFSFQEYFEKLGKDRKKWGKVTQSLLGTIYAQNEIGCPSIGGKDSMSGTFNDLNVVETLISFACTPVKIKNVISPELKTIGNYIYYVPIVKNSKGYPEIKETLKSYELINELIKSGKILSAYVQEEGSVVSSLVKMAVGNGLGFTVNKENILNFDPASIVVESNCELPFEKIGMVSEEISINGIKFDYDEIYNAYTKTLNKIYPLYQNLDCGNCENLSNDKNEKKYYKEYIENVNVLIPVFPGTNCEYDVEKAFIDAGATTKTVIFRNKKEDDIEKSIEELVNGIKDAHIIMIPGGFSSGDEPDGSAKFIVNVLKNEKVKDAIHKHLDDKKLIFGICNGFQALIKSGLIPYGRIKSLTEDDLTLYRNDSYHHISTSAITRVANVNSPWTQNFEIGQLHEIMFSHGEGKLVGNNIEKFKNLCAFQYCDFEGNASSNGKFNPNGSLYAIEGMISKDGLILGKMGHSERYGTNLYKNKTITGIQNIFRNGVNYFKGEK, from the coding sequence ATGGATAAAAGAATTTTTGTTAAGAAAAGAGATGTATATAATAAGGAAGCTTTAGATCTTAAAGACAATTTAAATATAGAATATAATTTAGGAATAAAAGATTTAGAACTTTATATTATATATGACATTTACAATATCAATGAAAAAACATATGAATTAGCTAAAAATTCAGTTTTCTCAGAAATAATGATTGATGAAGTAATTGAAGACATAATACTTCAAGATGGAAGATATTTTGCATATGAAACACTACCAGCACAGTATGATCAAAGAGCTGATAGTGCTGTTCAATGTGTATCTCTTTTAGATAATAATTCAAAAATTACTGTAAGAAGCGGAAAACTTATAATTTTTGATAGAGTTTTAAATCAAGATGAAATGGATAAAGTAAAAAAATATTTGGTTAATCCTATTGAATCAAGAGTTAAAAATATGAATATTTTGAGTTTTTCAATGAGTTCAGAAATGAAAAAAATGAAAGACTTAAAAGGCTTTTCTTCTTTTTCAAAAGATGAATTAATTGATTTAAAAAATGAAATGTCTCTAGCGATGAATATTGAGGATTTAATTTTCATTCAAGATTATTTCAAAAATGAAGGAAGAACACCTACTGAAACTGAAATTTACGTTTTAGACTGTTATTGGAGTGATCATTGTAGACATACAACTTTTGAAACTGTGTTAGATGATATTAAAATTGAATCTGAGCTTTTCCAAAAAGAAATGCAAAGTGCTTTTGATATTTACTTAAATATTAGAAAAGAATTAAATATTACTAAGCCTATAACTCTAATGGATATGGCAAGTATATTTGGTAAATATCACAAAAGAGTATTAAATGATAAGAATATAGAGGTTAGTGAAGAAATTAATGCTTGTTCATTTTTTACTGATATTGAAAATAATGGAAAAGCAGAAAAATGGTTAATTCAATTTAAAAACGAAACACATAATCACCCTACAGAGATTGAACCTTTTGGTGGAGCGAGTACTTGTGTTGGAGGAGCAATTAGAGATCCATTATCCGGAAGAAGTTATGTTTATCAAGCAATGAGAGTAACAGGCTGTGGTAATATTTTACAAAAAAGAGAAGAGACTTTGAAACATAAATTGCCTCAAGTTGATATTTCTACAAAAGCTACAAGCGGTTACTCATCTTATGGTAATCAAATTGGACTTGCAACAACTTATGTAAAAGAACTCTATGATGGTTCTTATGTTGCTAAACATATGGAAGTTGGAGCAGTTGTTGGAGCTGTTAAATATGGAGATTTCAAAAGAGAAACTCCTGTTAAAGATGATATTGTAATCTTAATTGGAGGAAGAACAGGTAGAGATGGCATTCAAGGAGCAAGTGGTTCAAGTTTAATTCATACAAATGATTCTCTTGAAACAGCATCAAGTCAAGTTCAAAAGGGAAATGCCATTGAAGAGAGAAAAATTCAAAGATTATTTAGAAAACCTGAAGTTACAAAATTGATTAAAAAATGTAATGATTTTGGTGCGGGTGGTGTTTGTGTTGCAATCGGAGAATTATCTGAAGGAATTGAAATTCATTTAGATAAAGTTTTGTTAAAATATGAGGGATTAAATCCTACAGAAATCGCCACAAGTGAGTCACAAGAACGTATGGCAGTTGTAATTTCACCAAGTGATTATGAATTTTTTATAAAAGAATGTGAAAAAGAAAATATAGAATATTCTAAAGTAGCAACTATAACTGATAGAAGAAGACTTGAGATGTATTATTATGATGATAAGGTTATGGATTTAAGTGCAGACTTTTTGGCAACAAGTGGAGTAAGACAACACTCAAAAGCAACACTATGCGATAATAATGGTAGCAATCCTTTTGAAAATAAGATTGTTTCTAAAGAAAATGTATTAAATGAATTATCTTCATTAAATGTGGCTTGCCAAAAAGGAATTGCTCAAAGATTTGATGCTTCAATAGGCGCAACAACTGTATTAATGCCTTTCTCAGGTAAAAATCAATTAACTCCGGTACAAGCTGGTATTCAGGCATTACCTACAATTCACTCAACAAGTGATACAGCTACAATTTTGAGCTATGGATTTATTCCAAAGATATCTCATTACTCTCCATTCTTATCATCTATTTATGCTGTTTTAGAATCTGTTGCTAAAGTTTATGCCGTTGGTGGAGATAAAAGTAATTTATATTTTTCATTCCAAGAATATTTTGAGAAACTTGGAAAAGATAGAAAAAAATGGGGAAAAGTTACCCAAAGTTTACTCGGAACTATTTATGCTCAAAATGAGATAGGTTGTCCAAGTATCGGAGGAAAAGATAGTATGTCAGGAACATTTAATGACTTAAATGTTGTTGAAACATTAATATCTTTTGCATGTACTCCTGTTAAAATTAAGAATGTAATTTCTCCGGAATTAAAAACAATTGGAAATTATATATATTATGTTCCTATTGTAAAAAATTCGAAAGGATATCCTGAAATTAAGGAAACATTAAAAAGTTATGAACTGATAAATGAACTTATAAAATCAGGTAAAATTTTATCTGCATATGTTCAAGAAGAAGGTAGTGTAGTAAGTTCTCTAGTAAAAATGGCAGTTGGAAATGGTTTAGGTTTCACAGTTAATAAGGAAAATATTTTAAATTTTGATCCTGCATCAATTGTTGTAGAATCAAATTGTGAGTTACCTTTTGAAAAAATTGGAATGGTTAGTGAAGAAATTTCTATAAATGGAATTAAATTTGATTATGATGAAATATATAATGCATATACAAAAACATTAAATAAAATTTATCCTTTATATCAAAATTTGGATTGTGGAAATTGTGAAAATTTATCTAATGACAAAAATGAAAAAAAATATTACAAAGAATATATTGAAAATGTAAATGTCTTAATTCCTGTATTTCCTGGAACTAATTGCGAATATGATGTAGAAAAAGCATTTATTGATGCAGGAGCTACAACAAAAACTGTTATTTTTAGAAATAAAAAAGAAGATGATATTGAAAAGTCAATTGAAGAATTAGTAAATGGAATAAAAGATGCACACATTATTATGATACCAGGAGGATTTTCTAGTGGAGATGAACCAGATGGAAGTGCAAAGTTTATAGTAAATGTTTTGAAAAATGAAAAAGTTAAAGATGCAATTCATAAACATTTAGATGATAAAAAATTAATTTTTGGTATTTGTAACGGATTCCAAGCATTAATTAAGTCAGGACTTATACCTTACGGAAGAATAAAGTCCTTAACTGAAGATGATTTGACATTATATAGAAATGACAGTTATCATCATATTTCAACAAGTGCCATAACTCGTGTTGCAAATGTAAATTCTCCTTGGACTCAAAATTTTGAAATTGGACAATTACATGAAATTATGTTCAGTCATGGAGAAGGAAAACTTGTTGGAAACAATATTGAGAAATTTAAAAATTTATGTGCCTTCCAATACTGTGATTTTGAAGGTAATGCAAGTAGCAATGGAAAATTTAATCCTAATGGTTCTTTATATGCTATCGAAGGTATGATAAGTAAAGATGGATTGATTTTAGGGAAAATGGGACATAGTGAACGTTATGGAACGAATTTGTATAAAAACAAAACTATAACAGGAATTCAAAATATATTTAGAAATGGTGTAAATTATTTTAAAGGAGAAAAATAG
- a CDS encoding glycerophosphodiester phosphodiesterase family protein encodes MFKLLRKKSFKNLLIFDLLYQLAFIVILLPFAKEFFSYILKLTKFGFFYIESPSIFAKSPTKIWSILIIIFSFSIVKLFEVSGFIFTTNQTRLGNEVSILEIFNNSYKLVKSKIKKIQNYLILILVSINIPISTSIHKGIKIPNFITEYILNSTTGIVLFIIIIILAIIFSIILLFVYHIFFLENKNFIESIKISFKRIKQNIFKSIKVLLIIGIKNLLIQIVKFIFLFVIILIFYMQTSNKTLSNIGIIAYLSIATILKIFTNVLSNTVTFYDLSKFYFKTSTNVEFSNIVYPTNKIKLKMSLVIIFLIFAGIFSKYRNSNEEIKFYHSFRNLKPDIMAHRGSTKNSAENTLESINEAIQNEAGFAEIDVVLTKDNVVVLSHDHNLKRLTGKKVNIEDLTFEELKNYKIIDKKNSKEYNFVDLQTVLEKTSGKIKLNIELKPFKSNEKKLAEEVAKLVKDLPYDIIVSSLSPKALKEFKDISPNISTGLILAFSYGKFYNVKFVDFFCIEKEIVTNEMIRKIQKNGKRVYIWTANTHEDITKAYSSGADGIITDEVTLSKEILELEKNNFNFEQLIINKIISLIP; translated from the coding sequence ATGTTTAAACTGTTAAGAAAAAAAAGCTTTAAAAATTTATTAATTTTTGACTTATTATATCAACTGGCTTTTATTGTTATTTTATTGCCTTTTGCAAAAGAATTTTTTTCATATATTTTAAAATTAACTAAATTTGGCTTTTTCTATATAGAAAGTCCTAGTATTTTTGCAAAATCTCCAACAAAAATATGGTCTATTTTAATAATTATTTTTTCATTTTCCATAGTTAAATTATTTGAAGTAAGTGGGTTTATATTTACTACAAATCAAACAAGACTTGGAAATGAAGTTTCTATTTTAGAGATTTTCAATAATTCATATAAACTAGTTAAATCTAAAATAAAAAAAATACAAAATTACTTAATTTTGATATTAGTATCCATAAACATACCAATATCAACATCAATTCATAAAGGAATTAAAATTCCCAATTTTATTACTGAATATATTTTAAATTCGACTACAGGCATAGTTTTATTTATTATCATAATTATTTTAGCAATAATTTTTTCAATAATTTTATTGTTTGTTTACCATATATTTTTTTTAGAAAATAAAAATTTTATAGAAAGCATAAAAATAAGTTTTAAGAGAATTAAACAAAATATCTTCAAAAGTATAAAAGTACTATTAATAATAGGAATAAAAAATTTACTAATTCAAATAGTAAAATTTATCTTCTTATTTGTTATAATATTAATATTTTATATGCAAACAAGTAATAAAACATTAAGTAATATTGGAATAATAGCTTATTTATCTATAGCAACAATTTTAAAAATTTTCACAAATGTTTTATCAAATACCGTTACCTTTTATGATTTATCAAAATTTTATTTTAAAACCTCAACCAATGTTGAATTTAGTAACATAGTCTATCCTACAAATAAAATTAAACTAAAGATGTCTCTTGTAATAATATTTCTAATTTTTGCTGGAATTTTTAGTAAATACAGAAACTCAAATGAAGAAATTAAATTTTATCATAGTTTTAGAAATCTAAAACCGGATATTATGGCTCATAGAGGAAGTACAAAAAATTCTGCTGAAAACACATTGGAATCTATAAATGAAGCTATACAAAACGAAGCGGGATTTGCAGAAATTGATGTTGTATTAACCAAAGACAATGTAGTTGTTTTATCGCATGACCATAATTTAAAAAGACTTACCGGAAAAAAAGTTAATATTGAAGATTTAACTTTTGAAGAATTAAAAAACTATAAAATAATTGATAAAAAAAATTCTAAAGAATATAATTTTGTTGATTTACAAACTGTTCTTGAAAAAACTTCAGGAAAGATAAAATTAAATATAGAATTAAAACCTTTTAAAAGCAATGAAAAGAAACTTGCTGAAGAAGTAGCAAAATTAGTTAAAGATTTGCCCTATGATATAATTGTTTCATCTCTATCTCCAAAAGCACTGAAAGAATTTAAAGATATTTCACCTAACATATCAACTGGTCTAATATTAGCATTTAGTTATGGTAAATTCTACAATGTTAAATTTGTAGATTTTTTCTGCATAGAAAAAGAAATAGTAACGAACGAAATGATAAGAAAAATTCAAAAAAATGGAAAAAGAGTATATATCTGGACTGCGAACACTCATGAAGATATCACAAAGGCATACTCTAGTGGTGCAGACGGAATAATAACAGATGAAGTTACTCTTTCAAAAGAAATTTTAGAATTGGAAAAAAATAATTTTAATTTCGAACAATTAATAATTAATAAGATAATATCATTAATTCCATAA
- a CDS encoding class I SAM-dependent methyltransferase — protein sequence MRINLKKELKGDILDIGGGGEGIIGRLYTNQVISIDNRKEELDEAPDFCNKILMDATNLNFKENSFDVVTFFYSLMYMNEETKKKAIFESFRVLKTGGILCIWGTEIENIYPKPFLVELDIRFENNEVHTTYGVIRNEIQTIDMIKNHAKECGFKLILSEFEESIFYLKYYK from the coding sequence ATGAGAATTAATTTAAAAAAAGAATTAAAAGGTGATATTTTAGATATTGGTGGTGGAGGAGAAGGAATAATAGGACGTCTATATACCAATCAAGTTATTTCAATAGACAATAGAAAAGAAGAGCTTGATGAAGCTCCTGATTTTTGTAATAAAATTTTGATGGATGCTACCAATTTAAATTTTAAAGAAAATTCATTTGATGTTGTAACATTTTTTTATTCATTGATGTATATGAATGAAGAAACTAAGAAAAAAGCTATATTTGAATCCTTCCGTGTATTAAAAACAGGTGGTATTTTATGTATATGGGGTACAGAGATAGAAAATATTTATCCTAAACCATTCTTAGTTGAATTGGATATTCGTTTTGAAAATAATGAAGTTCATACAACTTATGGAGTAATAAGAAATGAAATACAAACGATTGATATGATAAAAAATCATGCAAAAGAATGTGGATTTAAACTAATTTTATCTGAATTTGAAGAAAGTATATTTTATTTAAAGTATTATAAATAA
- the purE gene encoding 5-(carboxyamino)imidazole ribonucleotide mutase, protein MKVAIIMGSISDKDIAKKTCDILKKFGIEYDARVISAHRSLEFAIDFVNKMEENNIELIIAFAGKAAHLAGVLAGISTVPVIGVPVKASTLDGLDALLSTVQMPKGVPVATVAIDGAENAGILATQILSLKYDELKVKLKEYKLEMKEQVKKMDNDLDI, encoded by the coding sequence ATGAAGGTCGCTATTATTATGGGCAGTATTTCTGATAAAGATATTGCTAAAAAAACTTGTGATATTTTAAAAAAATTTGGAATAGAATATGATGCTAGAGTTATCTCTGCTCATCGTTCTTTAGAATTTGCAATAGATTTTGTTAATAAAATGGAAGAAAATAATATTGAACTAATTATAGCATTTGCCGGAAAGGCTGCACACCTAGCAGGAGTTTTAGCTGGGATTTCGACTGTACCTGTTATAGGAGTACCTGTTAAAGCTTCAACACTTGACGGATTGGACGCTCTACTTTCAACTGTTCAAATGCCTAAAGGGGTGCCTGTTGCAACTGTTGCTATTGATGGAGCGGAGAATGCCGGTATTTTAGCAACACAAATTTTATCATTAAAATATGATGAGTTAAAAGTTAAACTTAAAGAATATAAGCTTGAGATGAAAGAACAAGTAAAAAAAATGGATAATGATTTAGATATATAA
- a CDS encoding phosphoribosylaminoimidazolesuccinocarboxamide synthase: MKKIYTGKTKDIYKSEDGNYILKFKDDVTGENGVFDPGANTVGLSIEGVGHEGLKITKYFFEILKEKGVRTHYIDCDLNENTMTVKPCEVFGKGLEVICRFKAVGSFIRRYGLYAKPNDDLDTYVEITLKDDERCDPLITKDALVMLNILTEKEYEDLVALTKEICTIIRDVLKEKGLTLYDIKLEFGKVDGEVVLIDEISGGNMRVYNGDKIVAPTDLYSFLVK, from the coding sequence ATGAAAAAAATTTACACTGGAAAGACAAAAGATATTTACAAGAGCGAAGATGGGAATTACATTTTAAAGTTTAAGGATGATGTTACTGGAGAAAATGGAGTTTTTGATCCGGGTGCTAATACTGTAGGTTTATCAATTGAAGGTGTAGGACATGAAGGTTTAAAGATTACTAAATATTTCTTTGAAATATTAAAGGAAAAAGGAGTTAGAACTCACTACATAGATTGTGACTTAAATGAAAATACTATGACTGTAAAGCCTTGCGAAGTTTTTGGTAAAGGATTAGAGGTAATTTGTAGATTTAAAGCTGTAGGTAGTTTTATAAGAAGATATGGTTTATATGCAAAACCTAATGATGATTTAGATACTTATGTTGAAATTACATTAAAAGATGATGAAAGATGTGATCCTTTAATTACTAAGGATGCACTTGTTATGTTAAATATATTAACTGAAAAGGAATATGAAGACTTAGTAGCACTTACTAAAGAAATTTGTACTATTATTAGAGATGTTTTAAAAGAAAAGGGACTTACTTTATACGATATTAAGTTGGAATTTGGTAAAGTTGATGGAGAAGTTGTATTGATTGATGAAATATCTGGTGGAAATATGAGAGTGTACAATGGAGATAAAATTGTTGCACCAACTGATTTATATTCTTTTTTGGTTAAGTAA
- the glyA gene encoding serine hydroxymethyltransferase: MFSNENIKKVDPAIAEVLDKELERQNSHIELIASENWVNDAVLEAAGSILTNKYAEGYPGKRYYGGCEVVDEAEKLAIERVKELYGCEYANVQPHSGSQANFAAFFAILKPGDTYMGMNLNHGGHLTHGNPINYSGSIYHPVPYGVDENGFIDYDEVLKIAKECKPKLILAGASAYARKIDFKKFREICDEVGAVLMVDMAHIAGLVAAGLHESPIPYADVVTSTTHKTLRGPRGGLILSNAAANEKFNFNRAVFPGSQGGPLLHIIAAKAIAFKQALEPEFKEYQKQVLKNAQALAKGLMNRGIKLVSNGTDNHLMLVDLRDYDMSGKELEKALDSVRITCNKNTIPNDPRSPFVTSGIRLGTPAITTRGFKEEEMDLIAEAIAEVIKNGEEGKEKALKIVEELTKKIPLK; the protein is encoded by the coding sequence AAAGACAAAATAGCCATATTGAATTGATAGCTTCTGAAAACTGGGTAAATGATGCGGTTTTAGAAGCAGCAGGAAGTATATTAACTAATAAATATGCTGAAGGATATCCTGGAAAAAGATATTATGGTGGTTGTGAAGTTGTAGATGAAGCAGAAAAATTAGCTATTGAAAGAGTTAAAGAACTTTATGGTTGTGAATATGCAAACGTTCAACCTCATTCAGGCTCTCAAGCTAACTTTGCTGCATTTTTTGCTATTTTAAAACCAGGTGATACTTATATGGGTATGAACTTAAACCATGGTGGACATTTAACACATGGAAACCCTATTAACTATTCAGGTAGTATATATCATCCAGTTCCATATGGAGTAGATGAAAATGGATTTATAGATTACGATGAAGTTTTGAAAATTGCAAAAGAATGTAAACCTAAATTAATTTTGGCAGGTGCCTCTGCTTATGCAAGGAAGATAGATTTTAAGAAATTTAGAGAAATTTGTGATGAAGTAGGTGCAGTATTAATGGTAGATATGGCTCATATTGCTGGTCTTGTTGCTGCTGGATTACATGAATCACCAATTCCTTATGCAGATGTAGTTACATCTACAACTCATAAGACATTAAGAGGACCAAGGGGCGGACTTATTTTGTCCAATGCTGCTGCAAATGAAAAATTTAATTTTAATAGAGCGGTATTTCCTGGATCACAAGGTGGACCATTATTACACATAATAGCTGCAAAGGCTATAGCTTTTAAACAAGCTTTAGAGCCTGAGTTTAAAGAATATCAAAAACAAGTTTTGAAAAATGCTCAAGCATTAGCAAAAGGATTAATGAATAGAGGAATTAAACTTGTATCTAATGGTACAGATAATCATTTAATGCTAGTTGATTTAAGAGATTATGATATGAGTGGTAAAGAACTTGAAAAAGCATTAGATTCCGTTCGTATTACTTGTAATAAAAATACTATTCCAAATGATCCAAGATCACCATTTGTTACAAGTGGTATAAGACTTGGAACTCCTGCAATTACTACTAGAGGATTTAAAGAAGAAGAAATGGATTTAATAGCTGAAGCAATTGCCGAAGTTATAAAAAATGGAGAAGAAGGTAAAGAAAAAGCATTGAAAATAGTTGAAGAATTAACTAAGAAAATTCCTTTAAAATAG
- the purC gene encoding phosphoribosylaminoimidazolesuccinocarboxamide synthase — translation MKLLYEGKAKQLFQCENNEEIYIHYKNSATAFNGEKKEEFDKKGILNNTITSFIFEYLERNGIETHFIKKVNDTDQICKHVKIIPLEVITRNIVAGSMAKRYGLEEGMKLKKPIFELSYKNDELNDPLINDDHAIALGIVSEEELSFIKKETEKINELLKKFFLKAGLILVDFKIEFGKTSDGKIILSDEISPDTCRLWDVKTRNKLDKDRFRRNLGSVMDAYEEVLRRITSAWN, via the coding sequence ATGAAACTTTTATATGAAGGCAAGGCAAAACAATTATTTCAATGTGAAAATAATGAAGAAATATATATTCATTATAAAAATAGTGCAACTGCATTTAATGGAGAAAAAAAGGAGGAATTTGATAAAAAAGGTATTTTAAATAATACAATCACCTCATTTATTTTTGAGTATTTAGAAAGAAATGGAATAGAAACTCATTTTATTAAAAAAGTGAATGATACCGATCAAATCTGTAAACATGTTAAAATTATTCCTTTAGAAGTTATTACTAGAAATATAGTAGCGGGTTCTATGGCTAAAAGATATGGTTTAGAAGAAGGTATGAAATTAAAAAAGCCAATTTTTGAACTGAGCTATAAAAATGATGAACTCAATGATCCTCTAATAAATGATGACCATGCAATAGCTTTAGGAATTGTTTCAGAAGAAGAACTTTCTTTTATAAAAAAAGAAACTGAAAAAATTAATGAACTTTTGAAAAAATTTTTTTTGAAAGCGGGATTGATTTTAGTTGATTTCAAAATTGAGTTTGGAAAAACAAGTGACGGTAAAATAATTTTGTCAGATGAAATTTCTCCTGATACTTGCAGATTATGGGACGTAAAAACGAGAAATAAACTTGACAAAGATCGTTTTCGTAGAAATTTAGGTTCAGTTATGGATGCATATGAAGAAGTTTTAAGGAGAATAACAAGTGCGTGGAATTAA
- the purM gene encoding phosphoribosylformylglycinamidine cyclo-ligase: MALTYESAGVNKHEGYNEVNLIKKFIKNTYTKGVLSDLGGFSGLFELGKEFKNPVLVSGTDGVGTKVKLAQIMDVHNTVGIDCVAMCVNDILCQGAKPLFFLDYIATGKLVAEKMASIVEGVAEGCIQSGSALIGGETAEMPGIYKEEDYDIAGFCVGVVEKDKIIDGKKNVKKGNIILALPSSGVHSNGFSLVRKIIFDYKNFSLTDIIETGRTLGEELLTPTKIYAKSIVTLLEKFKVNGLCHITGGGIYENVPRVLGDVVDAKIFEKNIPQKEIFSLLQKWGEISKEEMYGTFNMGIGMLIFVEREDVEGIKDLFKEMNEEIYEVGEVVEGNSKVILC, from the coding sequence ATGGCATTAACATATGAATCTGCTGGGGTAAATAAACATGAAGGATATAATGAAGTAAATTTAATAAAAAAATTTATTAAAAACACATATACAAAAGGGGTTCTTTCTGATTTAGGCGGTTTTTCAGGACTTTTTGAACTTGGAAAAGAATTTAAAAATCCTGTTTTGGTTTCCGGAACTGATGGAGTTGGAACAAAAGTAAAATTGGCTCAAATTATGGATGTTCACAATACAGTTGGAATAGATTGTGTTGCAATGTGTGTTAATGATATTTTATGTCAAGGTGCTAAACCTCTGTTCTTTTTAGATTATATTGCTACCGGAAAACTTGTTGCAGAAAAAATGGCAAGTATTGTTGAAGGAGTTGCAGAAGGATGTATTCAATCAGGAAGTGCTTTGATTGGTGGAGAAACTGCAGAGATGCCAGGAATATATAAAGAAGAAGATTATGATATTGCAGGTTTCTGTGTGGGTGTTGTTGAAAAGGATAAAATAATTGATGGTAAGAAAAATGTAAAAAAGGGAAATATTATTTTAGCATTACCATCTTCAGGGGTTCATAGTAACGGTTTTTCTCTAGTTAGAAAGATAATTTTTGATTATAAAAACTTTTCGTTAACCGATATAATAGAAACAGGAAGAACTTTAGGTGAAGAACTTTTGACTCCAACTAAAATTTATGCGAAATCAATAGTTACTTTGTTAGAAAAATTTAAGGTAAATGGTCTTTGTCATATAACAGGTGGAGGAATTTATGAAAATGTACCAAGAGTTTTAGGCGATGTTGTTGATGCTAAAATTTTTGAAAAAAATATTCCACAAAAAGAAATTTTTTCACTTCTTCAAAAATGGGGAGAAATTTCAAAAGAAGAAATGTATGGAACTTTTAATATGGGAATAGGAATGTTAATTTTTGTTGAAAGAGAAGATGTTGAAGGAATAAAAGACTTATTTAAAGAAATGAATGAAGAAATTTACGAAGTTGGAGAAGTTGTAGAAGGAAATTCTAAAGTAATTTTATGTTAG